The Pungitius pungitius chromosome 10, fPunPun2.1, whole genome shotgun sequence genome has a window encoding:
- the cwc22 gene encoding pre-mRNA-splicing factor CWC22 homolog, whose amino-acid sequence MDSPGRSKSPSPVKKDGPSEDESNNAAEKPQQAGSIERSPKEKLSPPASPAGRSPSGSPASGSGACSSSDDDSSSSDDDDEHHGALKKLRSSVAQIKRSRSKSRSKERDRSISRERDRSRSQSSSRERDRSRSRGRDRSRSRGRDRSRSRERDRDRGRYDRGRYTRDRYVDRRDDRDGPFDQWTNRDAESDHRRRGRSGSPPTQREAGAEEEPPVKKKKEEIDPILTRTGGAYIPPAKLRMMQQQITDKTSLAYQRMSWEALKKSINGLINKVNVSNIVQIIQELLQENIVRGRGLLSRSVLQAQAASPTFTHVYSAVVAIINSKFPQIGELILKRLILAFRRSYRRNLKQQCLTASKFVAHLINQNVAHEVLCLEMLTLLLERPTDDSVEVSIAFLKECGLKLTEVSPRGINAIFERLRNVLHESAIDKRVQYMIEVMFAIRKDGFKDHPVIPEGLDLVDEGDQFTHMLPLDDEYNTEDILNVFKMDPDFLENEEKYKTIKRDILDEGSSDSGEEGDGSDEDEDDEEENAEEGGDEKVTIYDQTEVNLVAFRRTIYLAIQSSLDFEECAHKLIKMDFPDSQTKELCNMILDCCAQQRTYEKFFGLLAGRFCLLKKEYMESFEGIFAEQYETIHRLETNKLRNVARLFAHLLYTDSVPWSVLECVRMSEETTTSSSRIFVKILFQELCAYMGLPRLNQRLKDQTLQPYFEGLFPRDNPRNTRFAINFFTSIGLGGLTDELREHLKNAPKIIMTQKQEVESSDSSSSSSDSSSSDSSSESDSSSSSSSDSDSKHRKKKKRKEKTEKNKKQKNKKGEEKTKKDKQPNKKRVGRKTGDDEDDDDEKQARKDGKGLARDVSGREHPRETEGRAREAEGRERARETEGRAREAEGRERAREPEGRAREAEGRERAREPEGRAREATGRSRRDDRAEEEEEGRRQKMDFQDRPRDGGRERENERDGGRDKERQRERDGGRERERERDRGRERDGERDGGRDKDRQRERDGGRERDSDDKREGRQEEPRDRERNKENRDRNREREERRRR is encoded by the exons ATGGACTCTCCAGGCAGAAGTAAAAGTCCCAGTCCTGTTAAAAAAGATG GACCATCAGAAGACGAGTCCAATAATGCAGCGGAGAAGCCTCAGCAGGCCGGCTCCATTGAAAGAAGCCCCAAAGAGAAGTTGTCCCCTCCAGCCAGTCCTGCGGGCCGTTCCCCCTCTGGGAGTCCCGCCTCTGGGAGCGGCGCCTGCAGCAGCTCAGACgacgacagcagcagcagtgatgatgatgatgaacatcATGGTGCACTGAAGAAGTTAAGGAGCAGTGTGGCTCAGATCAAA AGATCAAGATCCAAATCCAGGTCCAAAGAAAGGGACAGATCCATATCCAGGGAACGAGACAGATCCAGATCGCAATCCagctccagagagagagaccgatCAAGATCCAGAGGACGTGACAGGTCCAGGTCAAGAGGACGAGACAGGTCCcggtccagagagagagacagagaccggGGGCGCTACGACAGAGGCCGCTACACACG GGATCGCTATGTTGATCGCCGCGACGATAGGGACGGGCCGTTTGACCAGTGGACCAATCGGGATGCGGAGTCTGATCACAGGAGGCGAGGGCGCTCCGGCTCCCCCCCAACACAGAGGGAGGCGGGGGCTGAAGAGGAGCCGCCGgttaagaagaagaaggaggagatcgACCCCATCCTGACGAGGACGGGTGGAGCTTACATCCCCCCCGCCAAGCTGCGCATGATGCAGCAGCAAATCACTGACAAGACCAG CCTGGCCTATCAGAGGATGAGCTGGGAGGCCCTAAAGAAGTCCATCAACGGTCTGATTAACAAAGTCAACGTGTCCAACATCGTCCAAATCAtccaggagctgctgcaggagaacatCGTCAGGGGGAg gggTCTGCTGTCTCGCTCGGTGTTGCAGGCTCAGGCGGCGTCGCCGACCTTTACTCACGTTTACTCGGCCGTCGTCGCCATCATCAACTCCAAGTTCCCTCAGATCGGAGAGCTGATCCTCAAGCGCCTCATCCTGGCCTTCAGGAGGAGCTACCGCCGCAACCTCaag CAACAATGTCTGACCGCCTCAAAGTTTGTGGCACATCTCATCAACCAGAATGTG GCCCATGAGGTTCTTTGCCTTGAGATGctcactctgctgctggagcgTCCGACTGACGACAGCGTTGAGGTCTCCATCGCCTTCCTGAAGGAGTGTGGACTCAAACTGACCGAGGTGTCCCCGCGAGGAATCAATG ccatttttgAGCGGCTCAGGAACGTCCTGCACGAGTCGGCCATTGATAAGCGCGTGCAGTACATGATCGAGGTGATGTTTGCCATCAGGAAGGACGGTTTCAAAGACCATCCAGTGATCCCAGAGGGCCTGGACCTGGTAGATGAGGGCGACCAGTTCACCCACATGCTGCCGCTGGACGACGAGTACAACACCGAGGACATCCTGA ATGTGTTTAAGATGGACCCAGACTTCCTGGAGAACGAGGAGAAATACAAAACCATTAAAAGAG ATATCCTGGACGAGGGCAGCAGCGACTCCGGGGAGGAGGGCGACGGCAGCGACGAAGATGAagacgatgaggaggagaacgccgaggagggaggag ATGAGAAGGTCACCATCTATGATCAGACAGAAGTCAATCTGGTTGCCTTCAGAAGAACCATCTACCTGGCTATCCAGTCCAG TTTGGACTTTGAGGAGTGCGCTCACAAGCTCATCAAGATGGACTTTCCTGACAGCCAGACg AAAGAGCTTTGTAACATGATCCTGGACTGCTGCGCACAACAGAGAACCTACGAGAAGTTCTTTGGTCTGCTGGCCGGG AGGTTCTGCCTGCTGAAGAAGGAGTACATGGAGAGCTTCGAGGGGATTTTCGCGGAACAGTACGAAACGATTCACCGGCTGGAGACCAACAAGCTGAGGAATGTGGCTCGGCTGTTTGCTCACCTGCTCTACACGGACTCCGTGCCCTGGAGC GTGCTGGAGTGCGTCCGGATGAGCGAGGAGACCACAACGTCGTCCAGCAGGATCTTTGTTAAGATTCTTTTCCAGGAGCTCTGTGCCTACATGGGCCTCCCCAGACTCAACCAGAGGCTCAAAGACCA gacaCTGCAGCCATACTTTGAAGGTCTCTTCCCTCGTGATAATCCCAGAAACACTCGCTTCGCCATCAACTTCTTCACGTCTATTGGACTGGGTGGACTTAC ggACGAGTTGAGGGAACATTTGAAGAACGCTCCCAAGATAATCATGActcagaaacaggaagtggaatcCTCTgattcctcctcttcttcgtctgactcctcctcctcagactccTCCAGCGAGTCagactcctccagcagcagcagctcag ACTCAGACAGCaaacacagaaagaagaagaagagaaaagaaaaaactgagaagaacaagaagcagaagaatAAGAAAGGGGAGGAAAAGACAAAGAAGGACAAACAGCCCAACAAGAAGCGAGTGGGACGCAAGACAGGCGATGACGAGGATGACGATGACGAGAAGCAGGCGAGGAAGGACGGGAAAGGCCTTGCACGTGACGTGTCGGGGCGCGAGCATCCACGTGAAACAGAAGGGCGTGCACGTGAGGCAGAGGGCCGTGAGCGCGCACGTGAGACGGAAGGGCGTGCACGTGAGGCGGAGGGCCGCGAGCGCGCACGGGAGCCGGAAGGGCGTGCACGTGAGGCAGAGGGCCGTGAGCGCGCACGGGAGCCGGAAGGGCGTGCACGTGAGGCTACCGGTCGAAGCAGACGGGACGACAGGgccgaagaggaggaagaggggaggagacaAAAAATGGACTTTCAAGACCGACcaagagacggagggagagagagagagaatgaaagagatggagggagggacaaagagagacaaagggagagagacggggggagggagagagagcgggagagagacagggggagggagagagacggcgaaagagacggagggagggacaaagacagacagagggagagagacggagggagggagagagacagtgatGATAAAAGAGAGGGCAGGCAAGAGGAGCCGAGGGATAGAGAGAGGAACAAAGAGAACAGGGACaggaacagagagagggaggagaggaggaggaggtaa